CCGCAGCCCGCGTCGTGGCATCTATACACATATGCGTCATCATGCCAACAACAACAAGTTCAGTAATTTGATTGGCTTTCAGATAATCAAAAAGTTCGGTTTCCCTAAAACTATTTGGAAAGTGTTTTTGGATCACTTTCTCTCCCAATAGTGGTTTAACGTTGGGATGGATATCAGCAGCAACCGTACCCGCTATAAAAAATGGCATTTTCGTTGGATCGGGAGAAATATGCTGAATATGTATAATCGGTGCTTTTATTTCTCTAAAATGGCCAATTATTTTTCCGGCATTTACGCTTGCGGCAATTGGATTTACAAGTTCCATTCCGCCATTTTCAAAATATTCATTTTGAATGTCTATGACAATTAACGCTGTAGTATTCATTTGTTATCTATTATTATGTTTTCGTTACTACAAAATTAGCTTGTCAACCACGGAAGCCACTACCAAATAAATCATCGACCCTACCATTTTGATAAGAAGGGATGTTTTAGCTATCTTAGCCATCGAGAATGGCCTTTGTAAAGCCACTTCAATTCGTTTAAAGGAGAGAAATATCGTGAAAGAATTACTACACAGCAAAATATACGGCGCAGAAAATGGTGGGACACCGCTTGTTGTTCTGCATGGCCTTTTTGGTATGGCGGACAACTGGGGATCTTTTGGCCGTAGCTTTGGAGAAAAAAGACAGATACATTTACTTGACCTGCGCAATCATGGTCGAAGTTTTCACAGTGACGGCATGTCCGTTGAGGAAATGGTTGAAGACTTGGGCGCATATATTGCTTCAATCGGTGCAGAAAAAGTCTTATTATTGGGCCATTCTCTCGGCGGTAAAGTTGCCATGCAATTTGCCATTGAGCATCCGGAACAGGTTGAAAAATTGATTATTGCGGATATAGCTCCCAAGGCTTATCCACCACATCATGAAGATATTTTTAACGCTCTTTGTGCGGTTGATATCAATAGTATGGACAACCGAAAAGATGTACAGACAAAACTCGAAAGCTACCTTGATGATCCTGGAGTAATTCAATTTTTGTTAAAAAACGTCTTTATTAAAGAAGACCGTAAATTGGGTTGGCGTTTCAACCTGGATGTTCTACAGCGGAAATATGCAGATTTCATTACAATAGGTGTAAAAGCTGGAATTTATGCTGGCCCTGCCCTTTTTCTAGCAGGCGAAAAATCGCGCTACATTCTTCCTGAAGATAAAGTCAAAATCAAGGAGCAATTTCCAGATGTCAGCTTTGAAACAATACCAAATGCGGGACACTGGGTACAAGCTGAAAACCCACAAGCATTCGACGCTTTTGTTGCTGCTTTTTTGGATCAATAAAAAATCCACTATTAGATAGACCAATCCCATCTAAGCCGATCAGATATGGTGGGATTGATCTATCCTAATTCATCGTTTACTTCAATGCTGCTGCATAAGTTTTTAGCGCACGTTCTCTAGCGATCGGATGTGCTATAATAGGTTCGGGATAATCTATTGTCCCAAGTTCGGGAATCCATTGTCTACTATATTCTTGTTTTTTATCAAATTTTTCGGCCTGAATGATTGGGTTAAACACCCTAAAATATGGAGCGGCATCGCAACCACTCCCTGCTGCCCATTGCCAGTTCCCGTTATTCGCAGATAAATCATAATCATTGAGCTTTTGCGCAAAATAGGCCTCTCCCCATCGCCAATCAATCAATAAATGCTTGCATAGAAAACTAGCAGCAACCATACGTACACGATTATGCATACAACCGGTACTGTTCAATTGCCGCATACCCGCATCGACCAAAGGGTAACCTGTTTTTCCTTGACACCAGCGTTCAAAATCCGTTTCATCGTTGCGCCACAGGATATCGTCGTATTTCTTTTTAAAGGATTCGTTGACCACATTTGGAAAATGAAATAAGATCTGCATAAAAAACTCCCGCCAGATCAATTCAGACAGCCAGACCTCATTATGCTGTTTTGCAAAAGCAACACAGCGACGAATACTAATTGTTCCGAAACGAAGCGCAATACCCAAGTTGGTCGTTCCTTGTAAGGCAGGATAATCACGATACCTATCGTAGGTATTAATAATAGCTGCATTCAGATGTGGCGGTTCAAAAGTCAAATCCGTCTTTTTAAACCCTATTTTTTCCAAGGGAATTATCGGCGCGTACGTCTGCCGAAAAAAATGCCCCTCTATTTGATCTGTGGATTGATAATCTTCTACCGTTAATTTCTCCCGCCATCTTTTTGCATAAGGTGTATAAACGGTGTAGGGTGTACCATCATTTTTCAATAGTTCATGTTTATCAAAAATAACCTGATCTTTTACAGCATTAAATGGAATTCCAGCAGCATTGAAAAATTCAACGATCGTTCGATCCCGTCGGATCGCTTTAGGTTCGTAATCGCTATTACAATAGACTTCCTGAATATTGTATTGCTCATGCAATGCTTTAAAAATTGCCAAAGGACTACCATGAAAGGTCGTTAAAGTAGCCCCATATTCCCTTAATTTTTTATTTATTCCATCAAGAGCCTGATGGATATAATCTACACGTCGGTCCAACTTATCTTCCAATCGGCCTAAAATATCTTCATCGAATATAAATATCGGCAACACAGGAAACCCCTTCCCCAATGCCTGAGATAATCCTACATTGTCTTCCAAACGAAGGTCCCGACGGAACCAAAACACCACAACTTTACTTTTCTCCATAAAAATAGAGGTAACTCGATCAACTACCGGCGAGCCCCATCTGTTTAATTTGATAACAAAAAAATAAATCCAAAAAAAACGCTGATTGATCGGACAAAGCTAAGCCTATACTAGACTGGGAAGCATTTTTTCTTGGTTTAGCTTTGTCCCAGCTGACTTTAATTGTTTTTTAAACTATCCATATCGATAACAAAACGATATTTCACATCGCTCTTTAACAATCTGTCGTAAGCCAGATTGATATCCTGCATACGTATTAATTCTATATCTGAAGTGATATTATGCTTTCCGCAGAAATCCAGCATTTCTTGCGTTTCGGCAATACCGCCGATCATCGATCCGGAGAAACTTTTACGTGTAGGGATTAAGCTAAATGGAGCTACTGGCAGTGGATGTTCAGGAGCACCGACAAGTGTCAGTGAGCCGTCGCGTTTCAATAGGCTCAAGTAGGCGTTGATATCGTGTTGCGCGGAGACACAATCCAAAATAAAATGCAAAGTACCAGCATTCTTTTTCATCTGTTCCTGATCGGTAGACAAGATGACTTCATCCGCACCCAGGCGTTTGGCATCTTCTACTTTACTTGCAGAAGTTGTGATCACGACGACATGCGCGCCCATTGCTTTGGCTATTTTCACGCCCATATGTCCCAAACCACCAATGCCCACGATGCCTACTTTTTGTCCGGGACCAACCTTCCAATGCCGTAATGGCGAATATGTTGTGATACCTGCACAAAGTAGAGGCGCAGTCGCTGCTAAATCCAAGTTTTCGGGAATATGTAATACAAAATCCTGATCCACCACGACACGCTCCGAATATCCGCCAAAGGTCTGTTTGTCCAAATGCTTATCATGGCCATTGTATGTTTGGATATTTCCATTCTCACAATATTGCTCCAATCCCTCTTTACAACTCTCACATTCACGACAACTGTCAACCATGCAGCCAACACCGGCAAGATCGCCAACTTTAAATTTCGTCACATTGGATCCTACTTGTGTAATCCGTCCCACGATCTCATGACCAGGAACATTGGGGTAAATTGTTCCACCCCATTCATTACGTGCCGTATGTAAGTCAGAGTGACAAACGCCACAGTATAGAATATCAATTTCTACATCTTTTGCCGTGACCGCACGACGTTGTACCTCCAGTTGTTTTAAGTCTGCCGTCGGGGCCTCGGTTCCGAAAGCTTTTATTGAAAATGTACTCATATTAAAATAAATGATCTATGATGAATTGTTTCGTTAAAAATAACCCTTGGTAATCAAAAAAGTTTAGTTTAGAACAGTAATGTTTGAAAAATAATCTGATTAGACTCAGTATCAGTACACAATATATTGGAGTCCAAATACTACTTTTGGAAATACAGCAGAAGCTCCCGCCGGTAAGTCGACCCAATCGGCAATTTCTCCCCAGAATCTAGCTCGGCCGAACCACCTGAAATTTTACTGACACGCTCCAGTGAGACAATATATGATTTATGTATTCGCATAAAAAGATCTTTGTCTAACTTTTGTTCCATTTCAGCTGTTGTTAGCGAACTCACAAAGGATCCTGATGTGGTGAAAATCTTAACATAATTGCCCCAGCTTTGGATATATATGATGTCTTTACACATAATCCTAACAAAGTCGCCATCCACTTTGACTACAACAGAGGAGGTTGCCGTGGTGGCAAGCACTACAGGATGATCCAATACCGTAGGTTTGACTGAGGGATATCTGGAGAAAACGTTATCAATCGCTGACATAAACCGCCTGATATCAAAGGGTTTCACCAGGTAATCGACCGCTCTATATTCGTAACTTTCCAAAGCATATTCTTTATAAGCTGTTGTTAAAATTACCAAGGGAGGATTAGACAGCGCTCTTAACATCTCCAAGCCATTCAATCCGGGCATATTGATATCCAGAAAAATAAGATCAACTTCATGATCATACATATAATCCATTGCTTCAACTGGATGATAGAATGAAGCTTTTAGATCCAATTTTTTGATATCCTTGATATAATGATGAAGGACTAGATGTGCCCCTTCTTCATCATCAACCACAATGCAGCTCAAACGCTCATTCATATGCTGAAGATTTTAAATTTAATGTTAAAACAGTATGGTAATCATGCGCTATTTCAACACAATGCAATTTGTATTGCGCAGGATAAAGCAATGCCAAACGTTGGTGCGTATTCACTAAACCGAGACCTGTGGAATTATTCTTTAGCAGTTTGTCCGCCAACGAATTTTTGATATCCACTGTCAATGAACCGTTGATAAAAGTAATTAGGATATCTACGTACCATTTCCTTTGGTTTGTAAGACTATGTTTAAAGGCATTTTCAATCAATGTGATCAAAAGTAATGGTGCAATCCGATAGTGGTTAAATTCATCATCCTCCCCCGATACTGTATACCTTATCGCACAGCGTTTGCCAATACGTTCTTTCTCCATAGCAACGTAATTAGCGATAAAAGCAACTTCCTCCTTTAAACTAATTGTATCTCTATTGGCATTTTCCAACTGATATCGCATCAATTGCGATAGTTTCAAGATCAATTCAGGTGTACGGGACGGCTCAGTTAAGCTCACCCCATAAAGGTTGTTGAACATATTAAAGAAAAAATGGGGATTTAGCTGTGCATGTAAATATTTCACATTGATCTCACTTAACATCAGTTGTGCTTCATTTCTTTTCTCAACCTCATTGGCGTATTGACGTAAGAGGAAAAAAGATAGCATTGTAAATGTACTTATCACACATAGCATAATTTGGTAGGCAAAATCCTGGAATACGGATATCTCCCCTCTTTCATAATAGGCAGTATCTATCCAAAAATAATTAACAACAACCAAGAGGGCTGCTCCAGTTAAAGTCGAAAAAACAGCACCGATCACATAGATAAAATACTTTTTCTTAATGAAGAATGAGAAAAAGAAGTGACGGTGCAACTGTGCCTGCATATACAATAGGCTAAAAAATACTAAGCCTTTGATAAAATCAATAATGGTGTCAATTTTCATCCATTCATGGAGCATGGTCAGCAAAAACATGGCGGTAAACAGTATAAACTCCTGTAAATACCGCTTTGAATACCACCGACCTTTGTTTGTCACGAGACGTTCTTCCATATCCTGAAGTAAAATTCAACTATTTATAGGTAATATGCAAAAAATCATGATGAACTGAGTTCATCATGATTTTTTTGTCAGTTCCGCCTCCATATCATCATATAGGATTTCTTTCCCAAAGGTCTCCTAAGAGATTGCTGCGCGATGCTAAACCCAGAATATTCAAAAAAGAGGAACCATCGTATCCACTTTGAACTGAACTTGTACTTAAACCATATTCTTGTTTTACCTGCCGAATATAAGGTAACCTGTCAGCTGCTTTTAATGTTCCGTTTTTGATGTTTTTCTTCGATTTTGGAAGTGAACACCTTATATTTATACTTCTTCATCGACCGAATCGAAAACTAGGACGTGTGAATTTATGAGTTATAACAATGCGTTGAACAGGATGGCCGCAGATCTTCAGTCTACATCTTCCACCTGGACAAACTGCATGGTAATTCCCCGCTGCTGACAAATATTTAAAATTGAAAATTCTAAACGGCTATTAATTTTAACAACAAGTAAAAACTGTCGGTCATCCAACAATAAATCAATATTCTTGATCTCTGGAAAACTCTGATATAGGAAATGATATAGCTCACTTGCCTTCCATTTCAATTTGCGCGATAGGGAGTAAACAACTTTATACATAATAGACTTATTTCAATATCTTAACAGTAATTTGATTTAACTGATCAATCAAAATTCCTTTGTCCTTCAATTCATTAAAATTGCGAGCCAATCGAACTTCTTTATCTGTATTTTCTAATGCAAGCGCCAATTCATCCAGTCGTTCAATTTCTTGATGCACCAGTAGATAACAATCAAACTCCGAATTCAACAACCCGGTAGACTCCGGACGTATATTCTCATCCGTTTCAACCAATACGAGCACATATTTTTGCGCAGTTAACGTCCTTCGTACCCTTCCTATTTTTGCATTTAATATCATGTTATTTCCTATTTTTGTTAGACATTCCAATTGCCACATCAAACAAATACCTATTCAAATAGACATATTTTGTATTTATGTCGAAATCTATCGTTAAAAAAACGAGCAAATGCTCATCTATTTACTAGGGTGTGAAAACGTCTAAAATCAGCTTATTTTAACCCCTTTACACATATACTAGTCAACCAGGCAAGCCGCGCCTCAAAGTCAGGAAACCGATCAAAAAGCAATACTTCCTGCTCAAAACAACGGGATGTCGTTACCAACATCTCTGAGAGAAACAGAATATCCTTTTCTTCAAGAAACTGGATTTCCCCTTTGGCAATAGCGACCCTGATCATATTACGAATCAATTCAATTTCATCATCCAACATATAACGTGTCTTGGAGACCATCAAAGCCGGATCGGATTTCATATCCTCAAAAGCCAAGTGAAAACGTTTGGTAATCAAATTGATCTCACGCAATTTAGCCCTTAGAAAACCAACCAGATTCTCCTCTAGAGAAGCTTCCCGGCTATAACTTTCTTTGGCTATTGTAAACACTTGCTGACATAAACATTCGGCTATCGCGTCAAAAACGTCCATCTTGCTCGTAAAATAATAATACAGTGTACTACGTCCCTTACCACAGGCTTTAGAAATATCCTGCATAGAAACCCGCGTAAAACCATAAGTTTCAAACACTTTCATCGACGAAAGAATAATTTCTTCCCTAATATTTTCCTGTTGCATTGTCATTACTAGACAAACATACAAAAAATGTCGAAAATTCAAATCATCATTCTGCTTTTGAACATATTTTATTATTTTTACTGTTATGATATTGGATACTTTCCCAATTTTAACAACAGAACGTCTTTATTTACGTCAAATCCAACATTCGGATGCTCCTGCTCTATTTTCTTATTTTTCAAAAGATGAGGTAACATTATATTTCGATTTACCAACCTTCCGGCATATGGACGAGGCTTATGAGCTTGTAAAAACCTGGCAGAAAAATTTTATACAAAAAGAGGCCATCCGTTGGGCGATTTGTTTAAAGGACAATCCGGATCAGCTCATTGGTTCTTGTGGTTTTCATAATTTTTCCAACGAGCATTTCCGTGCAGAGATCGGCTATGAACTTCATCCTGACTTCTGGCAACAGGGCATTATGACAGAAGCTATTTCCACTATTATTTCTTTTGGTTTCGACAGTTATAAACTCAATCGTATAGAGGCTTTTATTGACCCGGACAACTTAGCTTCCCGTAGGTTGCTTGAAAAAATGAATCTTGTTTCCGAAGGAATTCTCCATGACTATTTCTTTGAGAAGGGGCGTTTCGTAGATGGTGAGATATTTGCCTTGCTTAAAAAGAACTATATCCAGCCTACTTCCTTTCGCCAGATCGTATAATCCATATCCTGCTGATCCAAAGTCGTCAGCTGATCTAAATCATACACTGTATCAAGTTTTACCTGTGAAAGCTCGGGTAAATTCATCTGCAAACGCTGTTTATTGAGGTTCTCTTTGTCCTCGACTGGATAGATTCTGCCATCAGTGGTCAGTTGTGTTCCAAAACGCTGTGGTTTGCTCTTAAAATAATGTATTCTATCGTATAAATAGGCTATATGAGCAGGGTTGATGTCCTCTTTTTCATTGATCATCAGTTGATAGCAGTGTTGCATGAAATCGGGTTCTGAGATAGCATGTTGGACAATTAACCATGCCGCCTCACTGGCCTTTGTTCCTACTTTTGAAATACCTGGATAACCTATCTCGGTAATTATTCCGCGTAATCGCTTCGCGTTATCACGGTGAACAGCCTCCATTGCGGGATGATAGCCCTTTTGAAGTTCCCCCTTCCCGGCCAGTTCATTCCGTAATATGAGATCATCCTCTGCTAATCGAAGCAGTTCGTTCGCTAACTTGTCGTATAATATCATGCCGATTGTCTCTTATATACCCCCAACTTTATGCTATTGTTTGGTCAAATGCCAAGAAAATTCACTTTTGTCATGCAAACCCATGTTTTATAGCAACTTTATCATTTCAACTTGATTGATGCCATTGACCAGTCCCTGTTTTTCCAAAAATAATTTCACATTTTTTGCTTTCGCATCAACGTTGTTGAAACTTATTTTTTCCGCTGGCATTTCTTTTTTAAGGGCCTGAAAAAGCTGCGTTCCAATTCCTTTCCGCCTACATTCGGCTGCCACAGCGACTTGGTATATCCGCTTGTTTCCAGGATTAAAAAGAATATACCCCACAAGTTTTTCGTCGATATATGCTCCTAACGCACTAGGTTGCAAACTATCCATACTCTGTACTGCGCTTTGCCAACTTGGTAAAATATCCCAAAACGATTGAAATTCCTGCCAAGAGAAATCAGACAGCGGCTGGATTCTCGCCACATTGCTCACCGTAGCCGGCTGAATGGCACCACTGAAACATAGCAATTGTCTGTTGATCGAAAAACCACTTTTCTCATAGGCACGGATGGCCGCTCCGTTACTTTCTATTGCTTCCAAAAGAATCCGCTTGACCTTGTTCTCATTAAAAAACGGGATTAGATAACGATACATTTTTCCCACTAACCCATGCCCCCGAAATTCAGGCAGTACACCCGTTCCACCATTGTAGACCACAAATTGACGATCTATTTCCCGCAGACCATGTATCATAAATGCGACAAGTTTGTTCTCCGCAAACACAGCAACAGACCAAGTTAACTGAATATCTTCCGTTCTGATTTTCTGTCGCAATTGTTCTATATCTAGCTGAAATGGAACAATATAATCCTTAAAAGCTTCATTAATAGTTTGCAGCAGCTCAGCAATATCTGATTGTGTTAATTGTCGTATTTTCATTGAGATATCATTTGTTTATTACCAAAAAACAAAACAGTTCGGAGTACAGACAGAATCCAGACAATAGGACTGTTCTGAACAAGGCGATTTCTTAGAATTATACCTGAGATTTAAGAACTGTCCCGATATCCCTACAATATGCCTCCAATGTCGCAATCAATTTAGCGACATGTATTCCATCACAGACAGCATGATGCACCTGAATTGCTATAGGCATTAAGATTTCATCAGCTTGTTGCTGATATTTTCCAATTGTAAAGGAAGGTGCAAAATAATCTGTAAAGTCGGCAATATGAAGGTTAAAGCTATCAAAATTGATCCATGGAATTGCTGAAATATTAAAATGATTCTCTGGAGGTGCCTCCGGAAAAAAACGTAAATCATTGGCATGTCTTTCGGCTACACGATTGTAATTGGCCATAAACGCTGCAAAATCCTTATCGTATACAGTCGATAGCGCTGAAAAAGTTTCCGTTTCTGGATGTAGCACAGTATATATCGGATTTACATGGTCCCAAACGATGAGTTCCTCTTCCTTCATTGCCATCTTAAAAGCGTCATGATTGTTTACGGCCCTTGTAATTAGGTAAATCATGACAGGATAAAATTTATAGCCATTTTCCTTTATAAAAGGAAGCAGGTTAGTGATATTAATTTTTGTTGTAAGGCTAAAGCCGCATTTCATCTGGCTACGATAGACCGAAAAGTGCTCTTTTCGTTTCCAGTCCACTAAATTTATTTTCTTATAAGCTGATTCTATTTTTTCCATTTTATTCCACTAATTATTTAATTTATACGAATTGGTCCCATTCTGAAAATCACCAATTCCTGTCGAGATCATCTTTCCAGTCAAAAGGCAATAATTCCTTTAAGGATTTGAATACTCCATTTTTCACTTCCACGATTGCATCAAGATTAGTCTTGGTAAGCTGGCTTATCAATTCTCTACAACGCCCACAGGGAGGAACGGCATTTCCCGTAGCATCCACCGCAACAAATGCCCTGACTTGAAATTCATGGTGTTTCAGCATTTCGGCAACAGCGCTATGCTCAGCGCAAAATCCCATGGAGCAAGCCGTATCAATGCTGATTCCAGTATAAATATTACCTGCCACTGTTTCTATAGCAGCTGCCACACCAGCATATTCAACAAAGTCATTTAATTTTTTTGTACCGGCAAGCCCGCTTGCTATTTCTTTTAATTTGTTTGTCATATCTTCCTCCTATCCGATTCTAGGTATGCGATAAGGTCGCCACTTTCATGCGCTCTTCTTCAAAAAACGACAATAGCTCTCGCGTAACAAATAGTTGCAGATCGTCTTCTTTCCATATTCGCCATTCGAGACCTTCTGTATGCTTCGGTGTGAATCCGAAAACAACCTCTGTAAACGAAAAATCAGCAAAAGAACTGATCACTGCGTTCAGATCAACTTCATTCGTGGAAAACAGTTCTATCATATACAAAATATTATTTTCCACTTGTACCACGACAGCACAGTTTAACTCTTCAATATAATAAATTGATTCTTTAAATCCCATTGTGGGATAAGCATAGCAATAGAAAAGGGCTAGACCTTTACTTCTAGTTTGAAATTGTGTATTAGAAACAGCCTGTTCTACCAAGTTTTCAAATAGCTTCAGATCCTCTGCATTGTCGAGGTTCAGCTTACGTTTGGTCAATACTGTGGTCATATTCGTATTTTTAACGGTTTGAAATACGGTATATTCCGGGACTGGGAAAAAGTCAAATTTTGGATAAAAATCCAGCACCTTATTATTCGCAAACAAAAACATACCTTTAGTTTGATGCACAAAATCGTTACTAATCCGTCGTAACAGAAAACTGCTCAAGCCTTGACGCTGGTAATTTTCATCAGTCATTACTGTTCCTAGTTGGAGTAATTTTTTCCCTTCTTGTTCAAACAGACTTACTGTGGCGTGTGCTACTATTTTATCCTCATCAAATAGAGAATACAAGATACAATTATCATCCCAAAAACCAGATTGATAATAATTTTCAAAATCAAACTCCCAAAAATGTTGTGTCATTCGATTAAATTCCAATCGTAACGTTTCGTTGTCCTGATAACCAATGTACAGCGTATAGTTCTTATCCTTAATCAGTATGTTTTCCGTGATCATTAGATCCTCTCCTTGTACCAGGCCAAAGCGATTTTTTCCTGTGCTTTTAAAAATAGATCTTTCCCCATATTATAATCATTTCCATCCTTCCAATCGAGTTGAGTTAATTTTTCTTTGAGCTCCTGATAGCTTTCCCGGATCGTTGGGTGTGCGATTAGATAGTCGCGTAATGCGAGGTGTCTTTTCCAATCGGACGAACCCTTTACAAATGCATGCAAATGTGCGATACGAAGGTCATGATCATGCAAGATCGCCGGTATATCATCCCCAATTTTTACGACATCCGAAACGCCAATTTTATATATAGGTTTTTTCAGTAATATAAAAAATCGGCGTTCTGGTCAGTCCTGATTATATTTTTCATAGTAAACAATATTCGGTAGTTTCAATAAACCCGGTAACCAGTCTAAATCAGTTTCGTTTTCCACCCCGATCTGTATATCAATAATTGGTTTCGCTGAAAGACCTTCCACCGCAGTACTGCCGATATGATCAATTTGAGGGTTTAACGGTTTCAATAGAAATTGTAGCTCTAGTTTAATGGATTCAAATTGTTTTTTCCATTTTGGATCATAGGGTTCAAAAGGTAATATCATTTAAATAATTGTTTAAAATTCAATACATAGTTTGTTTTATACTGGCCTAATCTATCCAGTTTTTCACACCGAACAGTACTTGCTCTGATAGATTGGATTACCCCTTAATTAAATAGATTGAAGCCGCATAATAAAGCCAAACTTTGGAGGCAAAATTAAAGCTTTTCGATTTGAAATAAGCATCCATTTTTTTGCATAATGTGTGCATATTATAAGATTTTAAAGATTACAACTTCTTTTTAAAGCGTAAGCCACATCCTCACTGCTATGGAACACAGCGCTTGTTGTCGCCATGTAGATGTTTCTCTACAGGAAAAACTTCATTCATTAAACAATACTTCTTAAACAAAAAGTTCCATTTAATTTTGCGTCAGAAAAGCATTTGCCATAATCGCTATCATATTACTGACACATAAAAAAATACACAGCTTTTACTTAAATATTTTTGGATAAGGGTATAGCTAAAAGCTTGGTATATAACATAAAATTACATTAAAATAAAGAAATCCATTACATAAAATATCTAATTACATGAATTTAAAGTCTTATCGTAATCTGAAAAACATACTAATGCTAACATGCATTGTACTAACGGGCTCAAGCCTTTACTCTTGTAAAAAGAGTGGTGAAACTACAGATTTAACAGGAGAAACAGTCGTTAAGATCAATCTACAGGGTATTGAAGCCTATACTGAGAACGATGGTAACGCTGTAGGTCAAAAACAGGGATCCACAAAAGCGTCTCTTGCGTCAAACAATACATCAGATGTTCAGGAAATGACCGTCCCTTTTGGTAACGGATGCTCCATTGATGTTGTTCTGACAAACAGTTCAGCGGCTGCTGTAAAGAAAGGATTAGTTGCTGCATCGAGTCCAAAAGTTGCAGCTGCACAAGTAACAGAAAAACCACTGGACAAAGATATCAAGTATAAAGTTGTTGTTTATGACAACCAAGGTACCTATGTTACTGAAAAGACATACAGCTATGGCGGTGAATCAACTGCAGCTGGCATCGCTCTTGACGCAGGGAAAACCTATACCTTCATTGCTTATTCCATTAACAGTACAAGCACAGTACCCAATATCAATAA
The window above is part of the Sphingobacterium sp. ML3W genome. Proteins encoded here:
- a CDS encoding GNAT family N-acetyltransferase produces the protein MITENILIKDKNYTLYIGYQDNETLRLEFNRMTQHFWEFDFENYYQSGFWDDNCILYSLFDEDKIVAHATVSLFEQEGKKLLQLGTVMTDENYQRQGLSSFLLRRISNDFVHQTKGMFLFANNKVLDFYPKFDFFPVPEYTVFQTVKNTNMTTVLTKRKLNLDNAEDLKLFENLVEQAVSNTQFQTRSKGLALFYCYAYPTMGFKESIYYIEELNCAVVVQVENNILYMIELFSTNEVDLNAVISSFADFSFTEVVFGFTPKHTEGLEWRIWKEDDLQLFVTRELLSFFEEERMKVATLSHT
- a CDS encoding GrpB family protein, coding for MHDHDLRIAHLHAFVKGSSDWKRHLALRDYLIAHPTIRESYQELKEKLTQLDWKDGNDYNMGKDLFLKAQEKIALAWYKERI
- a CDS encoding GNAT family N-acetyltransferase; amino-acid sequence: MKIRQLTQSDIAELLQTINEAFKDYIVPFQLDIEQLRQKIRTEDIQLTWSVAVFAENKLVAFMIHGLREIDRQFVVYNGGTGVLPEFRGHGLVGKMYRYLIPFFNENKVKRILLEAIESNGAAIRAYEKSGFSINRQLLCFSGAIQPATVSNVARIQPLSDFSWQEFQSFWDILPSWQSAVQSMDSLQPSALGAYIDEKLVGYILFNPGNKRIYQVAVAAECRRKGIGTQLFQALKKEMPAEKISFNNVDAKAKNVKLFLEKQGLVNGINQVEMIKLL
- a CDS encoding DUF6624 domain-containing protein, coding for MILYDKLANELLRLAEDDLILRNELAGKGELQKGYHPAMEAVHRDNAKRLRGIITEIGYPGISKVGTKASEAAWLIVQHAISEPDFMQHCYQLMINEKEDINPAHIAYLYDRIHYFKSKPQRFGTQLTTDGRIYPVEDKENLNKQRLQMNLPELSQVKLDTVYDLDQLTTLDQQDMDYTIWRKEVGWI
- a CDS encoding cytidine deaminase, which encodes MTNKLKEIASGLAGTKKLNDFVEYAGVAAAIETVAGNIYTGISIDTACSMGFCAEHSAVAEMLKHHEFQVRAFVAVDATGNAVPPCGRCRELISQLTKTNLDAIVEVKNGVFKSLKELLPFDWKDDLDRNW
- the catA gene encoding type A chloramphenicol O-acetyltransferase — encoded protein: MEKIESAYKKINLVDWKRKEHFSVYRSQMKCGFSLTTKINITNLLPFIKENGYKFYPVMIYLITRAVNNHDAFKMAMKEEELIVWDHVNPIYTVLHPETETFSALSTVYDKDFAAFMANYNRVAERHANDLRFFPEAPPENHFNISAIPWINFDSFNLHIADFTDYFAPSFTIGKYQQQADEILMPIAIQVHHAVCDGIHVAKLIATLEAYCRDIGTVLKSQV
- a CDS encoding GrpB family protein, producing the protein MILPFEPYDPKWKKQFESIKLELQFLLKPLNPQIDHIGSTAVEGLSAKPIIDIQIGVENETDLDWLPGLLKLPNIVYYEKYNQD
- a CDS encoding GNAT family N-acetyltransferase translates to MILDTFPILTTERLYLRQIQHSDAPALFSYFSKDEVTLYFDLPTFRHMDEAYELVKTWQKNFIQKEAIRWAICLKDNPDQLIGSCGFHNFSNEHFRAEIGYELHPDFWQQGIMTEAISTIISFGFDSYKLNRIEAFIDPDNLASRRLLEKMNLVSEGILHDYFFEKGRFVDGEIFALLKKNYIQPTSFRQIV